The following coding sequences are from one Rutidosis leptorrhynchoides isolate AG116_Rl617_1_P2 chromosome 11, CSIRO_AGI_Rlap_v1, whole genome shotgun sequence window:
- the LOC139877665 gene encoding 10 kDa chaperonin, mitochondrial-like, translating into MAKRLIPSLNRVLIEKIVPPSKTNTGILLPEATSKLNSGKVVAVGPGSRDVEGKLVPVCVKEGDTVLLAEYGGTEVKLGEKKYHLYDDHDILGTLHD; encoded by the exons ATGGCGAAGCGTTTGATTCCTTCTTTGAATCGTGTTCTGATTGAGAAAATAGTTCCTCCTTCCAAAACTAACACTGGCATTCTGCTTCCAGAAGCAACCtccaag CTGAACTCTGGTAAAGTTGTGGCTGTGGGACCGGGATCGCGTGATGTAGAGGGGAAGTTGGTGCCTGTTTGTGTCAAAGAAGGGGATACTGTTTTACTAGCTGAGTATGGAGGAACAGAGGTTAAACTTGGTGAAAAGAA GTATCATTTGTATGATGACCACGACATATTGGGAACGTTGCATGACTAA
- the LOC139876645 gene encoding serine carboxypeptidase-like 45 yields the protein MSSCVLNYTKLKFSILIISMLTFLDGVNSVTLVSDEVVKLPGQPPVNFKQFAGYITVDKAKRRSLFYYFVEAESNSSSKPLVLWLNGGPGCSSVGEGAFVEHGPFKPSGSVLLKNDFSWNKEANMLYLESPAGVGFSYSVDTSFYTSANDVMTAGDNLAFLVNWFKKYPEYMNRDFYITGESYAGHYVPQLANLIVHSKAKINLKGIAIGNPLLEFNTDFNSRGEYLWSHGLISDDTYDMFNRVCNYSTIRRQSQSRSLTPTCSRVSNQASKEIGRFVNAYDITLDVCLSNVFSQSQVLEQSQDTETKIDVCVEDEMTQYLNRKDVQTAFHARMVGISEWSPCSEVLSYEMENLEVPMTPVLVSLLKSGIRVFVYSGDQDSVLPLTGTRVVINGLVKQLGLNTTLPYRAWFNGNQVGGWTQVYGDVLTFATIRGASHEAPFSQPERSIALFRGFLAGKPLPPANGITQKTKTVIPLV from the exons ATGTCATCATGTGTTCTTAACTATACAAAATTAAAATTTTCAATTTTAATTATATCAATGCTTACATTTTTAGATGGAGTGAACTCAGTTACATTAGTCTCTGACGAGGTAGTTAAACTACCTGGTCAACCTCCGGTCAATTTCAAACAATTCGCCGGTTATATAACCGTCGATAAAGCTAAACGGAGATCTCTCTTTTACTATTTTGTTGAAGCTGAATCTAATTCATCTTCCAAACCACTTGTTTTATGGTTAAATGGAG GGCCAGGTTGTTCATCAGTTGGAGAAGGGGCATTTGTAGAGCATGGTCCATTTAAACCAAGTGGTAGTGTTTTGTTGAAAAATGATTTTAGTTGGAATAAAG AGGCAAATATGTTGTATTTGGAATCACCAGCAGGAGTGGGATTCTCTTATTCTGTTGATACATCCTTCTATACTTCAGCGAATGATGTCATGACAG CTGGTGATAATCTTGCTTTTCTTGTGAACTGGTTCAAGAAATATCCTGAATACATGAATAGGGACTTTTACATCACAGGCGAAAGTTATGCAG GACACTATGTTCCTCAACTAGCAAATCTCATAGTTCACTCAAAAGCCAAAATTAATCTCAAGGGAATCGCA ATAGGTAATCCACTTTTGGAATTCAATACGGATTTTAATTCTAGGGGAGAGTATCTTTGGTCTCACGGTTTGATATCGGATGATACATATGACATGTTCAATAGAGTATGCAACTACTCGACTATCAGAAGGCAATCACAATCCAGGTCTCTTACACCTACATGTTCACGAGTTTCAAATCAAGCTTCAAAGGAGATTGGTAGATTTGTGAACGCGTATGATATCACTCTCGACGTGTGTTTATCGAATGTTTTTTCACAATCACAAGTTCTCGAGCAAAGT CAAGATACGGAGACCAAGATAGATGTTTGTGTTGAGGACGAAATGACCCAATATTTGAACCGAAAGGATGTTCAGACCGCTTTCCATGCCAGAATGGTGGGTATCAGCGAATGGAGCCCATGTAGCGA GGTTTTAAGCTATGAGATGGAGAATCTTGAGGTACCAATGACTCCTGTGTTGGTCTCGCTTCTCAAGTCTGGCATTAGAGTTTTTGTTTACAG TGGTGATCAAGATTCAGTCCTCCCGTTGACTGGGACGAGAGTTGTGATCAATGGTTTGGTTAAGCAATTAGGATTGAACACAACTCTACCATACAGGGCCTGGTTCAATGGTAACCAG GTTGGTGGATGGACACAAGTATATGGTGACGTTCTAACTTTTGCAACCATTCGAGGGGCGTCGCATGAAGCTCCATTTTCGCAACCTGAGAGATCAATTGCTCTTTTCAGGGGGTTTTTGGCCGGAAAACCATTACCACCGGCCAATGGAATCACACAAAAGACCAAAACAGTGATCCCTCTTGTTTAG
- the LOC139877235 gene encoding glycosyl hydrolase 5 family protein-like codes for MEKMMKTIHFFVLLLFFGVSFSHSLPLSTKLRWIVDELSGERVKFKCVNWPAHLKPMLAEGLDKKPVGNIARHVASMGFNCVRVTWATNMFTRYSNKTVDQTFRELHLMSAIAGLERNNPKILDLTVVDALSVVVNAIKDHGLMVVLDNHVSEPMWCCSNNDGNGFFGDQYFDPQEWLDGLSIVAERYINTPMVVAMSLRNELRGPGQDVDEWYRWFRRGAKTIHNANPNVLVIISGLNYDLDFSALKHEPLGLDDALSNKVVYESHRYTWSSGRDKWLRQPLNQICDSVIRDTSKNVGFLTTGPNPAPLFISEFGVNLNGTNLADNLFLPCYMAYLAEMDLDWAYWGLQGSYYFRQGVQDMDEQFGLLDRNWNQLRNPDFNGKLYLIHQKQQVPKMTSSNYTFIYHPLTGLCIMVDHKNEIFADECHMLTGWRHVGDYTPIQLSSTPLCLKVAGDGLPVTLTTDCYTNQTTWKSIPNSRFQIASKDENGADLCLDFDPNNNSNILSKKCICATDNWSRCFENPQSQWFQFVSTNSKFL; via the exons ATGGAAAAGATGATGAAAACTATTCATTTTTTCGTTTTGTTGCTATTTTTTGGTGTAAGTTTCTCTCATTCCCTTCCTTTATCGACTAAATTGAGATGGATTGTTGACGAGTTGAGCGGTGAGCGTGTCAAGTTTAAGTGTGTAAACTGGCCCGCTCATTTAAAACCCATGTTAGCCGAGGGGCTAGACAAGAAGCCAGTTGGTAACATTGCAAGGCATGTTGCTTCAATGGGGTTTAATTGCGTTCGAGTCACTTGGGCTACTAATATGTTCACTCGTTATAGCAACAAGACCGTTGATCAAACATTTCGTGAGTTGCACCTTATGAGCGCAATTGCGGGCCTCGAGAGGAATAATCCTAAAATTTTGGATCTTACGGTTGTTGATGCTCTATCGGTAGTGGTAAATGCGATTAAGGACCATGGTCTCATGGTGGTTCTCGATAACCATGTGAGCGAACCAATGTGGTGTTGTTCTAACAATGATGGAAATGGGTTCTTTGGAGATCAATATTTCGATCCACAAGAATGGTTGGATGGTTTGTCTATCGTGGCAGAACGTTACATAAATACTCCTATG GTTGTGGCAATGAGTTTACGAAATGAGCTACGTGGGCCCGGTCAAGATGTGGATGAATGGTACAGATGGTTTCGTAGAGGTGCAAAAACGATCCACAATGCTAACCCAAATGTATTAGTCATCATCTCGGGTTTAAACTATGATCTAGATTTCTCTGCACTAAAACACGAGCCATTGGGACTAGATGATGCATTATCAAACAAAGTAGTCTACGAGTCACATAGATACACATGGTCAAGCGGACGAGACAAATGGCTACGTCAACCACTAAATCAAATTTGTGATAGTGTTATTCGTGATACAAGTAAGAACGTCGGGTTTTTAACAACGGGTCCAAATCCAGCCCCGTTGTTTATCTCCGAGTTCGGGGTAAACCTAAACGGCACAAACCTTGCTGATAACCTTTTTCTACCTTGTTACATGGCTTATTTAGCTGAAATGGACTTGGATTGGGCCTATTGGGGTTTGCAAGGAAGTTATTACTTTAGACAAGGGGTCCAAGATATGGATGAACAATTTGGGCTGCTTGATAGAAATTGGAACCAGCTTAGAAACCCTGATTTTAACGGAAAATTGTATCTGATCCACCAAAAACAACAAG TTCCAAAAATGACTTCAAGCAACTACACATTCATTTACCATCCATTGACGGGGCTATGCATAATGGTTGATCACAAGAACGAAATATTTGCTGATGAATGCCACATGTTAACTGGATGGAGACATGTAGGCGATTACACGCCGATCCAACTATCAAGCACCCCGTTGTGTCTCAAGGTGGCCGGAGATGGGCTTCCAGTGACGCTAACGACGGATTGCTACACCAACCAAACCACATGGAAGTCAATACCAAATTCCAGGTTTCAAATCGCTAGCAAAGATGAAAACGGAGCGGATCTTTGTTTAGACTTTGATCCTAATAATAACTCGAATATCTTGAGCAAGAAATGCATTTGTGCAACAGACAACTGGTCTAGATGCTTTGAAAATCCACAAAGCCAATGGTTTCAGTTTGTTTCAACCAAtagtaaatttctttaa